The Gloeocapsa sp. PCC 73106 genome contains the following window.
TCAACAAGAAACTCTACCGATGATTACTGCTTCTTTTGGTGTAGCTATTTTTCCCTTCCATGGAACTGATTCCAATACCTTAATTAATTTAGCTGATAAAGCTTTGTATCTAGCCAAAGCAAAAGGACGTAATCGCGTTATTTGTGCTAAGCCTAATAAATAAGAAAAAAACGCTCGCGAGTCTGGCCATGTTGCGACTAATAGCGTTTTTAGGGAAAATAGCTCCTCATATATTCTCAAATATTGCTCAATTTAGACCATTTGTAAGTAATGATGATGTCAGTTTTTTAACTGTCACAGAATTGTAAAGCCCAAATCACCGCTTGATAGACATCAGCAGCTATATAGTCAGGCTGAATGTTATGTTGATAATTATTATCAATGACTTGAGTGCCGTAACCAGTTTCGACGAGAATACCCCGAGCGCCAACATTATGGGCTAAGTCTACATCGGTAGCTTTATCACCGATAACAAAGCTTTGTTTTAGTTCCAAATCATACTCCCAAGCTGCGGCTATTAGCATACCCGTGTTGGGTTTGCGCCAACTACTCCAGCGTGCGTAAGTAGGGTTAACACCCCCAT
Protein-coding sequences here:
- a CDS encoding HAD-IIIA family hydrolase, whose translation is MSKPGVFFDRDGVLNQEKGYLYSCEDLVLIPQAAQAVRTLNQQGIFCCLISNQSGPARNYYPVSHVEALHQRLAELLWIEAQAKLDAYYYCPYLSPDNGGVNPTYARWSSWRKPNTGMLIAAAWEYDLELKQSFVIGDKATDVDLAHNVGARGILVETGYGTQVIDNNYQHNIQPDYIAADVYQAVIWALQFCDS